One window of the Salvia miltiorrhiza cultivar Shanhuang (shh) chromosome 6, IMPLAD_Smil_shh, whole genome shotgun sequence genome contains the following:
- the LOC130990895 gene encoding uncharacterized protein LOC130990895, translating into MEDVLIQAWAQIKWEEDQYNMQRVFPPERLERDYMVDRRSGCDNRDRRSEPYTPSHRGNRGRGDYDQAPSTRPHERAKLPEYLLSISPVEAVTALMNLGDKVSWPEKMRAPPDQRDRSKWCDFHSDHGHRTDECIALRLEVASLLKKGHLTNYLTDKGKQTLHGVTHSAAKRHTRQARSSKSGVPPPGKTGTTDPTQLISFATSESDKLLHPHHDALVISVFIANCLTKRVLIDNGSSANILFYSAYREMGLDESKLIKKAPVLVGFSGESTTTVGEIDLPVYAEGVNLSTRFLVVDAPSAYNIILGRLWIHEMEAVPSTYHQVLKFPTKWGVKEIKGEHKDSRACYQTTMKAKRSPL; encoded by the exons ATGGAAGACGTGTTGATCCAGGCTTGGGCTCAAATCAAATGGGAAGAGGACCAGTACAACATGCAAAGAGTCTTCCCGCCAGAGAGACTTGAAAGAGACTACATGGTCGACAGGAGATCCGGTTGTGACAATCGTGATAGACGAAGTGAGCCTTACACGCCATCTCACAGAGGGAACAGAGGGAGAGGAGACTACGATCAAGCACCAAGTACGCGCCCGCATGAAAGAGCAAAACTCCCAGAATACCTTCTATCCATTTCACCCGTAGAGGCGGTTACAGCTCTAATGAACCTTGGCGATAAAGTCAGTTGGCCGGAAAAAATGAGAGCCCCGCCCGACCAAAGGGACAGATCAAAATGGTGTGACTTCCATAGCGACCACGGTCACCGTACGGATGAATGCATCGCGCTCAGACTGGAAGTGGCGAGCCTGTTGAAAAAAGGGCACCTCACCAACTACTTGACGGACAAAGGCAAGCAGACCCTGCA CGGAGTTACTCACTCAGCCGCCAAGAGGCATACCAGACAGGCTAGGTCAAGCAAATCCGGGGTTCCACCTCCAGGAAAAACAGGAACAACGGACCCTACTCAACTGATCAGCTTTGCGACATCCGAATCAGACAAGCTACTACACCCTCATCATGATGCTTTAGTCATTTCTGTTTTTATTGCTAACTGTTTAACCAAACGTGTACTGATAGACAATGGTAGCTCTGCCAACATTCTGTTTTACAGTGCATACAGGGAGATGGGTTTGGACGAGTCCAAACTAATCAAGAAGGCCCCCGTGCTTGTGGGCTTCAGTGGCGAAAGCACGACAACCGTAGGAGAAATCGACCTACCCGTCTATGCAGAAGGAGTAAACCTGTCCACAAGGTTTCTCGTTGTAGACGCCCCGTCGGCGTACAACATCATTCTAGGTCGTCTGTGGATTCACGAAATGGAGGCAGTACCATCAACCTATCATCAAGTCTTAAAATTCCCAACCAAGTGGGGAGTCAAGGAGATCAAGGGAGAACATAAGGATTCGAGAGCATGCTATCAAACCACTATGAAAGCCAAAAGGTCGCCCTTATAG